A genome region from Scleropages formosus chromosome 6, fSclFor1.1, whole genome shotgun sequence includes the following:
- the LOC114910703 gene encoding major intrinsically disordered NOTCH2-binding receptor 1-like, with protein sequence MPWGCVTAAETGTRGRGMDLSALPNNNRPEKLLQLDVNSLPASHGMFEVGSAMGAALSGGKQWQNRVYYQKRVNRHRPSPEDSPVFVDRDLEKHITQVTLKGTVKTNPLYTDMKSAHSWETKKSKPSWTIQEYDRHSLRSGLADYLKEDPRDLNFWLEDLYTPGFDSLLKKKEAEQRRNKLCKIVSYVILLTVALIVIIVVPIVATNNKN encoded by the exons ATGCCGTGGGGCTGCGTGACAG CAGCCGAGACGGGGACCCGGGGTCGAGGCATGGACCTGTCGGCTCTTCCCAACAACAACCGCCCGGAGAAGCTCCTCCAGCTGGACGTGAATTCGCTGCCCGCCAGCCATGGGATGTTTGAGGTGGGGTCCGCGATGGGGGCGGCGCTGTCCGGCGGGAAGCAGTGGCAGAACAGGGTTTACTACCAG AAGAGGGTGAACCGCCACAGACCATCTCCGGAGGACAGCCCCGTGTTTGTGGACCGGGACCTCGAGAAGCACATAACTCAGGTCACGCTGAAAGGCACGGTGAAGACGAATCCGCTCTACACAGACATGAAGAGCGCCCACAGCTGGGAGACCAAAAAGTCGAAACCCTCGTGGACCATCCAGGAGTACGACAGACACTCATTGCGCTCCGGTTTAGCAGACTATTTGAAG GAGGACCCCAGGGATCTGAACTTCTGGCTGGAGGATCTCTACACCCCAGGCTTCGACTCCCTgctgaagaagaaagaagcTGAACAGAGAAGAAACAAGCTGTGTAAAATTGTGTCCTATGTTATACTGCTCACTGTTGCCCTTATTGTCATCATTGTTGTGCCAATTGTTgctacaaacaataaaaactga
- the LOC114910704 gene encoding LOW QUALITY PROTEIN: A disintegrin and metalloproteinase with thrombospondin motifs 19-like (The sequence of the model RefSeq protein was modified relative to this genomic sequence to represent the inferred CDS: inserted 2 bases in 2 codons), with amino-acid sequence MGVSHDNDHPSCANSLHIMSGEWIKGQNLGDVSWSRCSREDVERFLRSKSSSCLLQTDPLSLNSVILPSKLPGMSYTADEQCQILFGPTASHCKSMQHAMCSGLWCRVDGEQECKTKLDPPMDGTECDTGKWCRAGECASGTAQPVNTIGQWSAWGPWGPCSRTCGTGIDTRQRKCESPRSSRIVWDCMGPTIQQKLCENLPCXTGLPGFRDLQCQTFNRPSLRWYAVMDDERPCTLFCSTSGKEQPVLLADKVLDGTRCGPQESGVCANGTCQKVGCDAILGSLASEDHCGVCNGNGKSCKVIKGDFNQTLGPGYVEAVVIPTGARRIRVVEKKPTQSYLALKDASKQSINSNWKIELPGTFNIAGTTVHYVRRGLWEKMSAKGPTTSPLHLMVLLFTNQSCGIHYEYTIPVEASXVGRASEPLYMWTHSGWEDCHAVCGGGERRTMVTCTEIVNKTTSVVDSRKCSHLTRPEPQVRKCNEQPCQTRWMMTEWTSCSRTCGKGSQSRQVACTLQLRNGTLVKAKERDCMGPKPATSQRCEGQDCLTVWEAGVWSECSVKCGRGARHRPVKCTNPRRKCDLSTVPREVEDCEDYSKCYVWRTGDWAKCSVTCGKGMQSRVIQCMHKITGRHGNECFSSEKPAAYRPCHLQPCNERVNVNTITSPRLAALTFKCLGDQWPVYCKVVREKNLCQDMRWYQRCCETCRDFYAQKMQLRS; translated from the exons ATGGGTGTGAGCCATGACAACGATCACCCGTCCTGCGCCAACAGCCTGCACATAATGTCGGGCGAGTGGATCAAAGGGCAGAATCTGGGCGATGTTTCCTGGTCTCGCTGCAGCCGTGAAGACGTGGAGAGGTTCTTGAG gtcCAAATCCAGCAGCTGTCTTTTGCAGACAGACCCCCTAAGTCTGAATTCCGTGATCTTGCCATCCAAACTCCCAGGCATGTCCTACACTGCAGATGAGCAGTGTCAGATCCTCTTTGGGCCAACAGCATCTCACTGCAAGAGCATGCAG CACGCAATGTGTTCTGGCCTCTGGTGTCGTGTTGATGGAGAGCAGGAGTGTAAAACCAAGCTGGACCCACCCATGGACGGCACTGAGTGTGACACGGGAAAG TGGTGCCGAGCCGGGGAGTGTGCGAGTGGGACGGCGCAGCCGGTGAACACCATAGGCCAGTGGAGTGCCTGGGGCCCATGGGGGCCCTGCAGTCGAACCTGCGGCACGGGGATCGATACCCGGCAGCGCAAGTGTGAGAGCCCAAg ATCCAGCAGGATAGTATGGGACTGCATGGGGCCAACGATACAACAGAAGCTGTGCGAGAACCTCCCCT TCACCGGGCTGCCTGGCTTCAGGGACTTACAGTGCCAGACATTCAACCGGCCATCGCTCCGCTGGTACGCCGTCATGGATGATG AGAGGCCGTGCACCCTCTTTTGCTCCACATCTGGGAAGGAGCAGCCCGTCCTGCTTGCAGACAAGGTCCTGGATGGAACCCGGTGCGGCCCGCAGGAGTCCGGCGTTTGTGCCAACGGGACTTGTCAG AAAGTGGGCTGTGATGCCATCCTGGGGTCCCTGGCCAGCGAGGAccactgtggagtttgcaaTGGGAATGGCAAGTCCTGCAAGGTCATAAAAGGTGACTTCAACCAGACCCTTGGACCAG GCTATGTAGAGGCGGTGGTCATTCCCACTGGGGCTCGGAGGATCAGAGTCGTAGAGAAGAAGCCCACTCAGAGCTACCTCG CTCTCAAAGATGCCAGCAAGCAATCGATTAACAGCAACTGGAAAATCGAGCTTCCGGGCACTTTCAACATCGCCGGGACGACGGTACACTATGTCAGAAGGGGTCTGTGGGAGAAGATGTCTGCCAAAGGTCCCACCACTTCCCCACTGCATCTTATG GTGCTGCTCTTCACCAACCAGAGTTGCGGGATCCACTATGAATACACCATCCCAGTTGAGGCGT TTGTGGGGCGGGCCAGCGAGCCTCTCTATATGTGGACCCACTCCGGTTGGGAAGACTGCCAtgctgtgtgtggaggag GAGAAAGGAGGACCATGGTGACCTGCACTGAGATTGTCAACAAGACAACGAGCGTGGTGGACAGCCGGAAGTGCAGCCACCTGACGAGACCAGAGCCACAAGTACGCAAGTGCAATGAGCAGCCCTGCCAGACCAG GTGGATGATGACAGAGTGGACATCCTGCTCGAGGACCTGTGGGAAGGGTTCCCAGAGCCGGCAAGTGGCCTGCACCCTGCAGCTACGCAACGGTACCCTAGTAAAGGCCAAGGAACGGGACTGCATGGGCCCCAAGCCCGCGACCAGTCAGCGGTGCGAGGGCCAGGATTGCCTGACCGTGTGGGAGGCTGGCGTGTGGTCTGAG TGCTCAGTGAAGTGCGGCAGAGGGGCTCGGCACCGGCCTGTGAAATGCACCAACCCGCGGCGCAAATGTGACCTGTCAACTGTGCCGCGCGAGGTGGAGGACTGCGAGGACTACTCCAAGTGCTACGTCTGGAGGACTGGAGACTGGGCCAAG TGCTCTGTTACCTGTGGCAAAGGCATGCAGTCGCGTGTCATCCAGTGCATGCACAAGATCACGGGGCGCCACGGAAACGAGTGCTTCTCATCCGAAAAGCCGGCGGCGTACCGGCCGTGCCACCTGCAGCCTTGCAACGAGCGCGTCAATGTCAACACCATCACTTCGCCGCGCCTCG